The Silvibacterium dinghuense DNA segment ATCTCAAATGGCCTCTGGTGGTATCGCAATCCCGGCCCAAAAGCCACCGCCGCCGGTGAACAATGGAAGGCGGAGAAGATTACCGACAGCTTCGACACGGAAGGAGGAGCCTTCGCCGACATCAACGGTGACGGCAAACCGGATCTCGCGCTTGCCCATTACAACCGCGCCGGCGTGCTCTGGGTCGACTTCGCTGGAAGCAGACCAAAGGTCCACCACGTTGGCAACCATGTGCAGGACGGTCACGGCATCGGCATCGCGGATATCAACGGCGACGGCAAGGCTGACATCCTCACCACGCACGGCTGGTTCGAGCAGGTGGACGCCAGCGCCGACAAGTGGATCTGGCACCCTGACTGGACACTGGGCGATGCGGGTTTCCCCATCCTCGACTATGACGTGAACCACGACGGACGTATGGACCTCATCTATGGGCAGGGCCACGGCTACGGCCTCTACTGGCTCGAACAGGCTGGCACGCGCGAGCATCCGCAGTGGATTCGCCACACCATCGACGAGTCATTCTCGCAGTCGCACGCGCTCGCGCTGCTCGACCTGAACGGCGAAGGCACACCGCTGCTCGTCACGGGCAAGCGCTATCGCGGCCACTCAGGCGGCGACCCCGGCTCTTATGACCCGACCGTCGTCTATGCCTATCGACTACCGGACTCAGCAGCACTGGCGGCAGCAAAGTCTCACACCGATAATGGCGCGCCCAGCGAGACGGTGAGCAGCACGATGGTCATCTCCAATCCAACGGCCAATCCAATGTTCGAGCGCATCGCACTGTCGGTCAACGGCACGGCAACCATTGGCACGCAGATCGTAGCCGCCGACTTCGATCACGATGGCGACCTGGACTTCGCTACCGCCGGGAAGCTTGGCGTGCACGTCTTCGAAAACCTGAAGATCAATACCGTCAGCAAATCTCTGCGCGAGGAGATGCAACCGATCAACCGCGCATGGCCTTTCCCCGGCGAGGGCTCCGAGGTGCCTCAGGAAGATGGGCCGCCAGTTCCCCAGTAGCCAGGGCCGCCCCCCCTCCTATCACTCTTTTCATGATCAGACGACCTATGCT contains these protein-coding regions:
- a CDS encoding FG-GAP repeat domain-containing protein, producing the protein MNIFRISAVCLATVFFSAATYAQDPAHATEKRMQQPGNDMDGKPRIAFLTQRLGTDHAEGISMIDMNGDGFLDLLSGAYWYENPGARGGEWKQHQFRTVGIHNEFVSDCGEWVVDVDHDGLPDLVTVGWISNGLWWYRNPGPKATAAGEQWKAEKITDSFDTEGGAFADINGDGKPDLALAHYNRAGVLWVDFAGSRPKVHHVGNHVQDGHGIGIADINGDGKADILTTHGWFEQVDASADKWIWHPDWTLGDAGFPILDYDVNHDGRMDLIYGQGHGYGLYWLEQAGTREHPQWIRHTIDESFSQSHALALLDLNGEGTPLLVTGKRYRGHSGGDPGSYDPTVVYAYRLPDSAALAAAKSHTDNGAPSETVSSTMVISNPTANPMFERIALSVNGTATIGTQIVAADFDHDGDLDFATAGKLGVHVFENLKINTVSKSLREEMQPINRAWPFPGEGSEVPQEDGPPVPQ